The following proteins are co-located in the Vigna angularis cultivar LongXiaoDou No.4 chromosome 2, ASM1680809v1, whole genome shotgun sequence genome:
- the LOC108328388 gene encoding protein XRI1: MNGRGERTLISDYCFLVEIATSAMDYSDYKEPWDWHREDYCLQKSFNYEISQELWNEVPQNEDLSCVFNDETTPVKACGDFSYNVNNSESNDLKNEPDKCLKTSYQFKRRRMLQFNTQNGCHYPSNEQMSSAYLKVKGKEDPNEEIFSEFSQWVSGASGSASASSYEDFESAEGWLADCFADAEMQLCPDDLNFSGADDVHIDVADLCNFQPVCEQNTVQHRATKIPKSIVFKGTGEKSFVEKPTKLSASVAYPFAFIKPSGADGDVTLKEINQRLLSAPPLKSKLGVEDPSTYPKSAFSGKPVVGKTKIHTEGGKGSITIMRTKG; this comes from the exons ATGAACGGGAGGGGAGAAAGGACACTCATCAGTGACTACTGTTTTTTGGTTGAAATTGCGACTTCTGCAATGGATTACAGCGATTacaa GGAGCCGTGGGATTGGCATAGGGAGGACTACTGTCTCCAGAAGAGTTTCAATTACG AAATTTCGCAAGAACTGTGGAATGAGGTTCCTCAAAATGAAGATCTGTCTTGTGTGTTCAATGATGAAACAACACCGGTGAAGGCATGTGGGGATTTTTCATACAATGTCAATAATAGTG AGTCAAATGATCTGAAAAATGAACCAGACAAATGTTTGAAGACTTCTTATCAATTTAAGAGACGGAGGATGCTACAATTCAATACTCAAAATGGGTGTCATTACCCCTCCAACGAACAAATGTCTTCAGCATATTTGAAAGTAAAG GGGAAGGAGGACCCAAATGAAGAAATTTTCTCAGAATTTTCGCAATGGGTATCTGGGGCATCAG GAAGTGCATCCGCTTCCAGTTATGAGGACTTTGAATCAGCTGAAGGGTGGCTAGCAGATTGCTTTGCGGATGCTGAAATGCAATTATGTCCTGATGATTT GAATTTTTCTGGGGCTGATGATGTTCACATTGATGTTGCAG ATCTGTGCAACTTCCAACCTGTGTGCGAACAAAATACGGTTCAGCATCGTGCCACTAAAATCCCCAAAAGTATTGTCTTCAAAG GTACAGGGGAAAAATCATTTGTAGAAAAACCCACAAAGCTATCTGCTTCTGTGGCCTATCCATTTGCCTTCATTAAACCCAGTGGTGCTGATGGAGATGTCACTCTGAAGGAAATAAATCAGCGTCTTCTGTCTGCACCTCCTCTCAAATCCAAACTAGGTGTGGAAGATCCATCAACTTACCCAAAATCAGCCTTTTCTGGGAAGCCTGTTgttggaaaaacaaaaattcacacTGAAGGGGGAAAAGGTAGCATCACAATTATGAGAACCAAAGGCTAA